The DNA sequence GCTCGCCGAGGAAGGCCGCGAGCGCCTCGACTTCCGGCAGTTCGGGCATGGTTCCAGTGTGACGGGGGTGACGGGACGGGCAACTCGGCGCCGGCGGGGGCGTACGAGAGGATGATCACTCGTTCGGCCGTATCCGCTTGCGCATCATGAACACCGGGAGCCACCCATGCCGCACTTCGCCGTCGACTACTCCGCTTCCCTGGCCGGCGCCTTCGACCGGCGCGCCTTCGCCCTGGCCCTCCACCCGCTGACCGCCCGCGTCCTGGACACCGCCGCGACCAACTGCAAGACGCGGTTCCGCCGCTGCGAGGAGGTCGTGGTGGCGGACGGGCTGCCGGGGCAGTCGCTGGTGCACGTCGAGGTGGCGGTGCTGCCCGGGCGTACGGACGAGGCGAAGGCCGCGCTGAGCGAGGCGGTGCTGGCACTGGTGCGGGAGCACACGGCGGGGGCGGAGGGAGTGGTGCACGCGTCGGTGAACGTGGGCGAGCTGAGCGCTTCCTACCGTCGGCACATCGGGGCGGCGGGCGCCTGATCGACCGCCCCCGCCCTCACCGCCGTACCAGCAGCTCCCCCAGCGCCGTCCGGCGGTGGACCACCGCCCGGCCCCGGCGGACCGAGGCGACCAGGCCCGCGCCGCGCAGGGCGGCGGCGTGGGCGGAGGCCGTGGCGTTGCTGACGCCCAGCCGGCGGGCGAGGCCGGTCGTGGTGTGTTCGTCCGCCAGCAGGAGCAGGGCTTCGTGGCGGGTCCGGCCGAGTACGGCGGTCAGCGGCTCGGCCGGGCCCTCCGCCGCGGCGGGGTCGAGCGGCAGGCCGGGGCCGGCCGGGTAGGTGAGGGCGAGCGGGCCGTCGGGGAGGTCGGCGACGAGCGGGTGGCCCGTCCAGTGGAAGGTGGGCAGGAGGAGCAGGCCGCGGCCGGCCGGGCGGAGGTCGCGGTCGACGGGGGACGGCAGTTCCCAGACGGTTCCGCGCAGTCGACCGCCCGGGACCAGGGCGGCGAGCGCCGCGCCGGTGCCCTGCTCGGCGGCGGTCACCGCGTGGCGGGTGAACTCGGCCCGGTGCAGGTCCTGGACCAGCGGCCAGACCGGGGCGAGGACGGTGTCGAAGGCCGCCCGCTGGGCCCGGCGCAGGAGCCGCCACGCGGCGGGGTCGTCCGCGTGCAGCCCGCGCACCCACGGCGTCGGCGGGCGTCCGCCGTGGACGCGTTCCAGCTCCGGGCGGACCAGGTCCGGGGCGGCCCGGACGGCGTCCAGCCCGTCGGCGAGGGTGTCGTGGAAGACGTCGAGGAAGCGGGGCGCCGCTCCGAGGGGCACCAGGTCCGCGAGCGGTTCGGCGGCGGGCGGCAGGGCGCGGAGGAGCCGCTGCCGCCACCGGCCGAACAGCAGCGCGTCGCGCGGCCGGACGAGCATGCTCAGGGCCGCGTTGAGCTCCTGGAGCGGGGCCGGGCGGGGCGCGAACCGCACCCGGGTGAGGTCGTCCGCCGTCAAGTGGACGCGGAGCAACGGGTTCTCCCTCCTGGGCGCCATCGTTTCGGCGTCGGCCTGAACGTTCGTCCGGGCCGGCCGCCGGCGGCCAGCATGCCCGTCGTGGCCGCCGCACCGACGCGCGGGGGCCGTCGAACGAAGGGGAGCATCATGCCGTACACGCGTCCGACCGTGAGCAGACGGTCCGTCATCGCCGCCGCGGCGGCCGCGGGGCTGCCGCCGGCCGGGGGCGCGGCCGCCCCGGGCCGGCCGGTCGTCCTGCGGCTGCCGGCGCCGAGCGGTCCGCATCCGGTCGGGGCCACGGTGCTGTACCTGGTCGACCGTTCCCGGCCCGACCCGCTGACGCCCGGGATCCCGGTCCGGGAGGTGATGGTCACCGTGTGGTACCCGGCCGGACCGGTCCGGGGCCGGATCCGCGCGCGGCAGATGACGCCGGGCGCCGCCGCGCTCTTCGCGGAGATCGACGTCCGGGTGCACCGCCTGCCGTCGGCGGGTGTGGACTGGGCCGCCACGCGCGCCCACGCGTACGTCGACGCGCCCGCCCTCGCGGGGCGCCGGCCGGTGCTGCTGTACAGCCCCGGGGGCGGGGATCCGCGCACCCTGGGCACCGGGCTCGCGGAGGACCTGGCGAGCCACGGGTACGTGGTGGCCGCCGTCGACCACCCGGGGGACGCCGGCGAGGTGGAGTTCCCGGTGGCCGCGCCCGGGCGGGAGCGGGTGCGGCCGACCGTCCTCACCGGGGAGCCCGGACCGG is a window from the Streptomyces mobaraensis genome containing:
- a CDS encoding 5-carboxymethyl-2-hydroxymuconate Delta-isomerase, which gives rise to MPHFAVDYSASLAGAFDRRAFALALHPLTARVLDTAATNCKTRFRRCEEVVVADGLPGQSLVHVEVAVLPGRTDEAKAALSEAVLALVREHTAGAEGVVHASVNVGELSASYRRHIGAAGA
- a CDS encoding ArsR family transcriptional regulator, which produces MLRVHLTADDLTRVRFAPRPAPLQELNAALSMLVRPRDALLFGRWRQRLLRALPPAAEPLADLVPLGAAPRFLDVFHDTLADGLDAVRAAPDLVRPELERVHGGRPPTPWVRGLHADDPAAWRLLRRAQRAAFDTVLAPVWPLVQDLHRAEFTRHAVTAAEQGTGAALAALVPGGRLRGTVWELPSPVDRDLRPAGRGLLLLPTFHWTGHPLVADLPDGPLALTYPAGPGLPLDPAAAEGPAEPLTAVLGRTRHEALLLLADEHTTTGLARRLGVSNATASAHAAALRGAGLVASVRRGRAVVHRRTALGELLVRR